A genomic region of Chryseobacterium sp. KACC 21268 contains the following coding sequences:
- a CDS encoding T9SS type A sorting domain-containing protein produces the protein MTKFLFSVATAFLSISISAQQQKISFETSEGYNLGTVIGQKEWTVKTDNVPNNNFKVVSGNATDGNNSVEVTSTDDYTGNMTYLFKKIPEYNRLSVSADIKLEKLESSEYYMLSLYYNNNGNYSWAGGFNFLISGNFYADNDLNFQALGTWIPGKWYNLKIEIDHVTEKNIKYYLDNQLVHTSALSSKVVRVNDLNFEFDNDGSGFIVDNIIIKDMDQLAVNEINKTKISIFPNPSSDFINIKSDEEIKSLKIYDVKGSLIKSDNTSKIDISAFPKGNYIISIETKSGTETKKFIKN, from the coding sequence ATGACAAAATTTTTATTCTCTGTAGCCACTGCTTTTTTATCAATTTCAATATCTGCACAACAACAAAAAATATCTTTTGAAACGTCCGAAGGTTACAATCTCGGAACCGTTATCGGACAAAAAGAATGGACTGTGAAAACGGATAATGTTCCGAATAATAATTTCAAAGTTGTATCTGGAAATGCGACCGATGGCAATAATTCTGTGGAAGTGACAAGCACAGACGACTACACAGGAAATATGACTTACCTCTTCAAAAAAATCCCAGAATACAACAGACTTTCGGTTTCTGCAGATATAAAGCTGGAAAAATTGGAGAGTTCCGAATATTATATGCTGTCATTATATTATAACAACAATGGGAATTATTCTTGGGCTGGAGGATTCAATTTTTTAATCAGTGGAAATTTTTATGCTGATAATGATCTCAATTTTCAAGCTCTCGGAACGTGGATTCCAGGAAAATGGTATAATTTAAAAATCGAAATCGACCACGTTACTGAAAAAAACATCAAATATTATCTTGACAATCAATTGGTCCACACTTCCGCACTCAGTTCTAAAGTTGTGAGAGTGAATGATTTGAATTTTGAATTTGATAATGACGGCAGTGGTTTTATCGTCGATAACATCATCATAAAAGATATGGATCAATTGGCTGTGAACGAAATCAACAAAACCAAGATCAGTATTTTCCCAAATCCAAGTTCAGATTTCATTAATATTAAGTCTGACGAAGAAATCAAATCACTCAAAATTTATGACGTCAAAGGTTCATTAATAAAATCTGACAACACTTCGAAAATCGATATTTCTGCTTTCCCAAAAGGAAACTACATCATTTCCATCGAAACAAAATCTGG
- a CDS encoding T9SS type A sorting domain-containing protein: MKRIFTSLIATAAPLFVMSQNVNINILKDINPGSEGSSISQLKTFGNKLYFSADDGIHENELWVTDGTSTGTRLVKDINPTGNSGIVELTEAGGKLVFSAFDGSTGIELWVTDGTEAGTKLLKDIYPGESSSVALNFKQYGNRAIFVANDGTHGEEVWITDGTEAGTYMIKDIAPGSESSYSSDFTEYKGKIYFQASNGIDGWELWTTDGTEAGTYMVKDIFAGSDSSPRRFKVFNDKLFFRADDENGDELWVTDGTEAGTLLVKDINPTEGSSINEFVEINGRLCFRATDGVHGAELWTTDGTEAGTVLVKDINPGGADSFPGALTVFNDKVYFQATDGVHSEELWVSDGTPNGTYMVKDINPDSYSAPNFFATFKDKLFFVAIDGSNGSELWMTDGSENGTVKLTPPNATEPSPLYFLPFFTEFNNELFFKAEFDDQGVELWKLSLGELNVTDVQKSLTIQIYPNPVQSELKVQTANKEIIDQLSIYGLDGKLIKTSHPKSNNPAINVSQLSKGTYLLEVQTSKGKTNKKFIKN, from the coding sequence ATGAAAAGAATTTTTACCTCATTAATCGCAACCGCGGCGCCTTTATTTGTAATGTCTCAAAATGTTAATATCAATATTTTGAAGGACATAAATCCAGGCTCAGAAGGCTCATCAATCTCACAATTAAAAACCTTTGGAAACAAACTCTATTTCTCTGCCGATGATGGCATTCACGAAAATGAACTTTGGGTTACAGACGGCACCAGCACAGGAACTAGACTTGTGAAAGACATCAATCCAACTGGAAATTCAGGCATTGTAGAACTCACAGAAGCAGGCGGAAAATTGGTATTCAGTGCGTTCGACGGAAGCACCGGAATCGAATTGTGGGTGACCGATGGAACAGAAGCAGGAACCAAACTACTAAAAGATATTTATCCAGGCGAATCAAGTTCCGTTGCCTTGAATTTTAAACAATACGGGAACAGAGCAATCTTTGTTGCCAATGACGGCACTCACGGTGAAGAAGTTTGGATCACAGATGGTACAGAAGCAGGAACGTATATGATAAAAGACATTGCGCCAGGAAGCGAAAGTTCCTATTCATCTGACTTTACAGAATACAAAGGCAAAATATACTTCCAGGCCAGCAATGGAATCGATGGTTGGGAACTTTGGACCACAGACGGCACAGAAGCAGGAACTTATATGGTGAAAGATATTTTCGCGGGCTCAGACTCTTCGCCAAGAAGATTTAAAGTTTTCAACGACAAACTTTTCTTCCGAGCAGATGACGAAAACGGTGATGAACTTTGGGTGACAGACGGAACCGAAGCGGGAACTTTGCTTGTGAAAGACATCAATCCAACCGAAGGATCAAGCATCAACGAATTTGTTGAGATCAATGGAAGATTATGCTTCAGAGCGACTGATGGCGTTCACGGTGCTGAACTTTGGACCACAGACGGCACAGAAGCTGGGACAGTTCTTGTGAAAGACATTAATCCTGGAGGTGCAGATTCTTTCCCAGGAGCGTTGACGGTTTTCAACGACAAAGTTTATTTCCAGGCAACAGACGGCGTGCATTCAGAAGAACTTTGGGTGAGTGACGGAACGCCGAACGGAACTTATATGGTAAAAGACATCAATCCAGATAGTTATTCTGCACCAAACTTCTTTGCCACCTTCAAAGACAAATTGTTCTTTGTGGCCATAGATGGAAGCAACGGCAGCGAACTGTGGATGACAGACGGTTCAGAAAATGGAACTGTAAAATTGACACCACCAAATGCGACCGAACCAAGCCCTTTATATTTCCTACCGTTCTTCACAGAATTTAACAATGAGTTGTTTTTCAAAGCTGAATTTGACGATCAAGGCGTGGAACTCTGGAAACTTTCTCTCGGAGAATTAAATGTTACCGATGTTCAAAAATCGCTTACCATTCAGATTTATCCGAATCCTGTGCAATCAGAATTGAAAGTTCAAACGGCCAACAAGGAAATCATCGACCAACTTTCTATCTACGGATTAGACGGAAAATTAATTAAAACAAGCCATCCTAAAAGCAACAATCCAGCGATCAATGTTTCTCAACTTTCAAAAGGAACTTACCTTCTCGAAGTTCAGACATCGAAAGGAAAAACAAATAAGAAGTTCATTAAAAATTAA
- a CDS encoding catalase encodes MENKKKLTNSVGAPYYEHQDSQTVGPRGPVLLQDFILQENLAHFVRERIPERIVHAKGSGAYGTFTVTQDISHLTRAKIFSQVGNSCKMFARFSTVGGEMGSADTERDPRGFALKFYTEDGNWDLVGNNTPVFFIKDAKKFPDFIHTQKRVPKTNLKSKTMVWDFWSLNPESLHQVLILMSDRGTPHGYRHMHGFGSHTFSLINANNERTWVKFHFKTQQGIKNFTDDEATKMKGENPDFSQEDLVNEIEAGNFPKWKLYIQTMTEEQAKEWRWNPFDVTKVWFQDEFPLQEVGVMELNEVPRNYFVHVEQSAFAPSHLVDGISFSPDKMLQGRLFSYADAHRYRLGVNSHQLEVNKCPFAVNNFQRAGHMADDSDYGDKPNYFPNSFSDVEPTESYKNLEYDLDNSRVAHFDRNQNDDDHYTQPGLFYTKALDQEARTALVNNIVGHLGGVDGPKRDEIINRQLCHFFRANIELGMRVAQGIGVNIDTNMMNHTK; translated from the coding sequence ATGGAAAACAAAAAAAAACTCACCAATTCTGTAGGCGCTCCCTATTATGAGCATCAGGATTCACAGACTGTTGGCCCACGCGGTCCGGTTCTGCTACAGGATTTCATTCTTCAGGAAAATCTTGCGCATTTTGTAAGAGAGAGAATTCCCGAAAGAATCGTTCACGCCAAAGGTTCTGGTGCGTACGGGACTTTTACGGTGACACAAGACATCAGTCATTTGACAAGAGCAAAAATATTTTCCCAAGTTGGAAACTCTTGCAAAATGTTTGCAAGATTCTCAACCGTTGGTGGCGAAATGGGAAGCGCCGATACAGAAAGAGACCCAAGAGGTTTCGCTTTGAAATTTTATACCGAAGACGGAAATTGGGATCTGGTTGGAAACAACACGCCGGTTTTCTTTATTAAGGATGCTAAGAAATTCCCAGACTTCATTCATACTCAAAAACGTGTTCCGAAAACCAATCTGAAAAGCAAAACAATGGTTTGGGATTTCTGGTCTTTGAATCCGGAATCGCTTCATCAAGTTTTGATCTTAATGTCAGACAGAGGAACACCTCACGGATACAGACATATGCACGGATTCGGAAGCCACACTTTTTCTTTGATCAATGCAAACAATGAAAGAACTTGGGTCAAATTCCATTTCAAAACGCAACAAGGCATCAAAAACTTCACAGATGATGAAGCCACAAAAATGAAAGGCGAAAACCCAGATTTCTCACAAGAAGATCTGGTGAATGAGATCGAGGCTGGAAATTTCCCAAAATGGAAACTTTACATCCAAACAATGACCGAAGAGCAAGCGAAAGAATGGCGTTGGAATCCTTTCGACGTCACGAAAGTTTGGTTCCAAGACGAATTCCCATTGCAAGAAGTTGGCGTGATGGAACTGAATGAAGTGCCAAGAAATTATTTCGTTCACGTAGAACAATCTGCTTTTGCACCAAGCCATTTGGTGGACGGCATCAGTTTTTCTCCAGACAAAATGTTGCAAGGAAGATTATTCTCCTATGCCGATGCACACAGATATAGATTGGGTGTTAATTCTCATCAACTGGAAGTTAACAAATGTCCTTTCGCAGTGAACAATTTCCAAAGAGCAGGACATATGGCAGACGATTCTGACTATGGCGACAAACCAAACTATTTCCCAAACAGTTTCAGCGATGTGGAACCTACGGAATCTTACAAGAATTTGGAATATGATCTGGACAATTCCCGCGTTGCCCATTTCGACAGAAATCAAAATGATGATGACCATTACACGCAGCCTGGATTGTTTTATACTAAAGCTTTAGACCAAGAAGCGAGAACGGCTTTGGTAAACAACATCGTTGGTCATCTCGGCGGTGTTGATGGACCAAAACGTGACGAGATCATCAACCGCCAGCTTTGTCATTTCTTCCGAGCGAACATCGAGCTTGGAATGAGAGTGGCTCAAGGAATTGGTGTCAACATCGATACTAATATGATGAATCACACCAAATAA